gttgggcgtttgtggtttctgagtctgagggggttggtgtctgttgactgtgctttaagagagactaggcatggcgccagtctctcttaaagcacagtcaacaggcatttggtctcagtatttgggtaagtacagaatcaaggcagctcagagagcaatgattgaatgatgctgtggacaagtccaaggatactgcatcagtcacgaccaacttctcatcagaaagcgtcacaaccagcatattcaatgttcagttccaacctgtaccagtccaatgcacgcctgtcatggtcagcagtggtcagcttagcgcgatatggaacattcttccaaaactgaagcgagggaagtctgctcattagcatatctcgcgcactgctccttcttgtcaaacatcgtagtgaaatcgtaatggaaaacgtctggctttgcgccagacattgagattaataagtgaagaactaataggtaaagaacttctacttgcgcgagactgctgtgataaaattatcattgcagagtctccggtgacgtacacatatattttttacaatcaaaaatgccctcaaaagacgacgtggaatgattattttattgatgttTCCTGCTATAAATCTTCCAATTATCagtttatacaaatagatcggcgttaggtcgcatgcttttcttcctggtgacactataaagcaaaatagttgcaaccccgtaaatgcgctataagtccaataataagtgacggtgaccccgTTATAAATGTCTCGCCAGATtccttttttgccgctacgcggcgctttggtcCCTAGCAGCAATCACCGTGAAACTCGATTCCCGATTTAGCTCCGCCGATGGTATAGTCCTGGTTCAGTCGGGGAGGGCTTTTTTAGCCCGAATTGGCGACAACTTGGCAAATTGGGAAAGCCTTGCTTGACTGGTGAGACACGTGATTtaaaatatactccgcctctcgatatttttttatatacgaggtaggagtatcaaaaagctgtatctcaggatgggtGAGATAGGCGCCGATGCTTCCATTCCTCCACTCCAATAGTATGTTTTTGTTGGTTCGGTTTGAGTGGAGTGGGGCATAACAAAGTGAAGTGCGTTGTTCTCGCATGCCCACTCCAAAAAAAACTATCCTCAGTATAAggttttcagaaaaagaaagCAGAAAACTATCGAATAATCTATTTTGATATAACATTTGCACTGAGCGGCGTTTACATTGAATTCACCGGGTTTGGGGTTGCCATTATGTGAGATGGGTGTTAACATACGCGGACACTAAGTGGCGGTTCTCTAACAATCACATCATTGATAATCTAATTATTTAGATAATCTAATTATTTAGTTATTAGTCTCGATATCTGATTTTATATATCAGGCATTGTCCAGAATTGTATATAATTGCAGTTAGTGTGACGTAATCTTAGTTACGGCAGAACTGTCCCTGCTGTTCCATTATGTTCAGCTCACGGTCCATCTGGCAAATAGAGCATAGACCACACCAATAAATGATGCAGTTGTCCTTGAAGATTCCACCCTGCAGTCAAGAAAAAAGAATTTCGATATTGTCCAGATTAAAAACTAGTTTTCGAGATTACCTGAAACAAAATACACTCAGTGCATTTGGCATGTTGTAtgtactagcataatacccgtggcgcgggttgatttagggtgttggcttactgtggggtcggggcaattttggtgaaatgaaatgatatgtctgggggttgtgatgttgttttgattttgatatgcgtaaaataggtcgatTTGTGATGTGGATcactccgcgccgacccaagtgATTACAAATCGAACAGGATGATTTGGGGGGAcgattttcctccaaattacttacactatacgcgtttttggccaaaacgaccggaaaaatcaaactccaccactcttcaatgtggtctcgacttattttgacgaactatttcgcgaatggtaaagagttggcgtgttacgaacttagtacaacaaatgccgcgagcatatagtgggtggcagctgcaccagacggaggaagtagttcgcctagggttttttcgacagcctcggcacggactccactcgttccggaacactcacttacttgttaatctgcagtggttagcctgtttttattgcagtaaagaaatgttaatcgggattttatatcatattttatatttgccccgggtattcatatagggagctgtgcgctactttgcgcccagtgcttgggtcgggtgaggcggttttgttataatgtgacgtgtatcacgtgatgaattcccatacggtacttagaaaaattaagagcgattaacaacgtaaggtgaaagagtacgaccacaATAAAGGTGGAAAATTGCGGAaagatgaatgctttaaacatatagtggccccaatactttcccggcttatttttgtttaatcccacacttttgatttaatagatggccccatatgcaaatcagacctgctgaaaaggccccttatgttaattaGTATGCCCATataaagaaagaacaaaaaatgctatttctccgagatcgctgcaaagtttaccaaGTTTTACctggcgaggaccatctccatatcaaccacgactttcaggaaaagtttcgaggtcatccgatctgaactgacggaggagatgtgtgacaaactatttcagctctacgtccattatagtagtgattgtAGTTTCGAATATCTTATCGTTGCGATTTTCTCAGGCACAGGTGTTGGCATCATGAATCATACATAAAATATTTCGCGGCGGGCATGCGACTGAAACGCGCTCATCATTGTTTCGGTATTCACGCGACTTTCATCGGTGACAATCACGCCGAGACATTGAACTCTTTGCCATCTTACTGACTAAAGACTTAATGTGCGCTTCTACGCAACAGACTCACAGTTCTAGAAATATTCTCCATTCACGTGCACTGAGGTGACAAAGTCCTCAAAtgagcatacatgtaattacctGAATGCGATATCGCTCTCGCATCTTGGTTCTCAATGCCAGCATCCCACCAGGAAGGTAAGGAACACAGCAGCACTCCCCCATTCGATCATTGACCTTCGAAACTAGGCAACCGAGACAGCAGATGGCACAGCAACCTAATAACGAAAGAGAAGCCTTCAAGTAAACTGTTATCTGGTTTATGGAAGCAATATTTTCACCGCCGTGATATTTTCGAGTTTTCTGCCACCCCTTTCGTCGTTGAGGCGTGTTCACAGAAATACAGAAACCATGCAGACGATGCGGCATACTAGTACGGTCAAGTTTTGCtgcagaaaaaatgaaaaaaaaccgtTTTGAACAAAGGTTTTATGTTCTGATGAAGTTCCTCTCTGTATAAATCATTGAAAGGGAACAATTACCATGATTCGTAGTGTCTTTTCGGATAAGAATAAATGCTTTCCATAACATTAAGCTAAGCCAAGCATGTTTACTTACAAGTTTTAAAGTCTACACAACACGCGAAGAGATCGGTGGACCACTCTCTCAGCGGCTGGGGCTGGCTGGTGACCAACTGTGTCTGAATCTGCATCACGGTTGGAGCGACTGGCTGTTGAACCATTACATTCGGCATTGGAGCTTGGTTTTGTTGGTATTGGGCTGCGTTTGGCTGGTAGGGTTGAACCTGGTTTTGATGATGTGAATGTTGGTTGATAGGGTGATGTTGGACAGGTTCCGTCATATTTGCAAACAGAGAAACCAATTCGAGTTCGTCCAATTGAAAATTTGACTTTAATCCTTTAAAGAGTTCCTCCCTGGGTAGAACTCggaaaagttatgagcatgtagataGTACCGATTTAACTGGAAAACGAATTCGAGTTcgtcaaattgaaaaaattgtCTTTAATCCTAGGTGAGTTTTTGATCCAGTGCTTAGCAGATGTAAACAATCTGGTATCCAAGGCACACAATTATATATAACTAGCCACAAAAACAGCCTGGGTCCCAACGATTCTATTTTGATAGAATCATGTTTAAATACCACTCAATGCAAATGATACCATGGGGACGAGATGTTACGTTTACCGGGAACTGATTCTTCGAAATCGTCGGACTGAATTGAATTTTCATCGACCGTTCGGGTCAACCAGGCCGATTGGCCGACACGTAAAAGACATTTTTCATGATGCTGCATAAATCACCCATTATCGGCACTTGCATGTCTGTACGTGCAGGCTGCGCCTGGCCTAGCATAGAACATTATTTCCTCGTTTTTTTAACCTATATCGATCCATTTCAAATATTAGAGAGGTTTAAATGCTGATCCGAAAACGAGAACGAGGTGGCTTGTGACTTCGTCAAAATGTGTCTTTTAAATGAACAACACTGCTACAGTAGTGTTTCATTGCATTTCATGATTGTTACCAGGTTTACCAGACATCAAGGTTTACCTAGCAACAATTACCAAACAATCAACTTGACTAGATGACGTCAATCCGCCAAAGCTGCTCCAACCACAATAGCGACAATAGGGCCGATCATATTGAAGAGTCCAGCGGTATAATCACACTGTAGTATATCACGAACTTTCTTCATCATATGTTGGGTAGTTCAATCTATCGCCAGAAAGTCAAGTTGAAGTCACCAGCTGGACGTTTTTCGGGAACGTCTTGGTGGTCACGCACCCGCCTGCAATAGacttttaagccgttttccagTTAAATCGGCAACGTGTGGAGAACGAATGTAATGTATGTTAACGCCGCTCTTTGGAATATGGATGATTGCGAGCTTTCCGAAACGCCGCTCGGCCAGATGGACTGGATTACACCGACAATATGACATTGCTAAAAATTGTGGTCAACGCGTGATCATCTACATGATCTAAGCATGTTCAACATACAGTGTATGACTCTCAGTAATACCGCACTGCCGTAGACGTCAAACTATATGATACCAATCTGTACATAATTATTCTACTTGCACTTTGACTTCTTGTTATACACTACCTTGTTGTCATATTTTTTGTCTTCTAACTAaagaggaataaacagatagaTGTATATATCAAGGGGGGACGCTATCTTATCCAGATAGACATATCCTAGCCATTCATAAAATGAGGAAATTTTCGTTCCAGATTATCGCTGCATGATAATTTCACAGTTTGGCCCGGGGTCTTAGattagcggggggggggggggcaggtttAGGGCCGTCCAGAAGACCATTTTACAGAAAATATCTCGTCCCCACTTGTCCCTAGAACCCAGATTGCGCAGCGATTTAATTTTCTTCGATACTTGACACATCGCGACAATAAAAAACAATCATTAAATCGGAGATTTCAACTAGCTTGGGTGATATTGTTTGTTTCATGGCTATTATACAACCCTTCCCTAACCCAAATCAAAATGTGTGGATCCAGCAGCCGGCTCCAGCAGTTACTGTGGCTATCCAGCAACCCGTCCTTCAGACTCAGTTCGTTCAACCGAGGAGAGATTGGTCAACCGGACTATGTGCGTGTTGTCACGATTACAAAACATGTAAGTTCATATTGCTATCCTTTCAGACGAGGTTTTCATGCCTATGTCTGTTGCTAAGGCAACTAATGATTTTTCGTATAGGCCTAGCTAACCGATACGTGCATTTGCTAGCTTGATAGCATCGAGTTTCACAACTGAAATCGACAATATTTTACAACAATGAAAAGTTTCGTCGAGAACCGCTATATCTATACATGTGTGTTCCTTACTTCTCTTTTGCATACGCTTGTTTCATAGAGAAGTctttattaatatttttataaagCCCCCCCCCTGCGCCGGAAGTAACCAAAAAAATGTGAAGTAAAACTTCGTGTATCCATAGTTGAAATGCAAACCCATGGGAGTCCGCATAAATAACTAATGATCATGTGCTCTGGACAACCACTTCGTTAATGTAGTAATGAGAATCTGACATGAAAATTAGTGCTGTAGCCGAATTGGCTTTTTCTTCATCAGGTTTTTGCGCCATGTTCTGCTACACCTGCTTGGTTGGTCAGATGACGTCACGGATGGGTGAATGCTGCTGTGTGCCTTGCCTTCCCGGGGGCATGGCggctctcaggacaaagatgCGTGAACGTTATCGAATTCAGGTAAGGATTCGGTGATAGAGAGATTTCAAACGAAAACAGTTCCAATAGGCCATAATATGTCCCTGTGTCCTTCCCGTCCACCATTTTGGTAGACCATAATAGCCTACCTCGATCTCAGATACCTTATGATTGCATGGAAGACGGAGACTGGTGAAAGTGTCTACCATTTTGGAATCACGCCCGTCTTTGACTTCCATCCTGCTTATTGCTCTAAAAAATTGACTTGCTGTTCAGGCCAAAATACTATTGAGCAATGGGCAATGAGTAATTTTTCCACGTCCCAATTCTTAGCATATACGGTATGGAAAAAGCGCTCTAAAAAGGgtaatgttttttcttcaattgaCAGGGTGGAATCTGCACGGACCACTGTGACATGATGTGCTGTGGCGTGTTAGCAGTCTGTCAGATGGACCGTGAACTCAATATTATGGAACAGCAGGGGAAGTTCTGCAACTaaaccatcatgatcatcagttGCCTCATGGATGTACGCTATCCACTGTTTAAGTTTTGATTTTTCTGAAGAGTTTGAATTTTATTTGTATATCCTTCGATTCCAAATACACGTACTTATACTAGCATAACATAAAATTATTTAGAAGTTGACACAAGTTCTGCGACTGCTTTATTCTATGGAAATAAAATCACTCCTAGTATTTTTATTTCTCGCAACAAAATTGTGTGTATTCTTGTAACAGTTCTTTTGCCTTAGACACAGTTAGATGTCCGACTTTGCACAAAGACTGACTGtaagatgacaatgatgaaaaaacacCACGAAGTTTCattgtttcatttatttttcaaaagcctCCTCGGCATATTAGTTCCAATTATTTTTACACCGGTAAGAAGGTTTACAAAGAACAATTCTATGTCATCGTCGATGCCGTATCAGACTGATGCTCTTCTGTGCTTTGTTGCAATCCGGAAACATTTTCTTACTAAATGCGAGCACTGACTGCATTAACCGTTTTGGTTCTGTGATGTCGGTTTTTTATCATCATTTAAGTATCAAAGTTCTATTTTCGGATCGTGAATCTCCAAATCCTTTTCCGATACGTTCTTTCTTTTCAAGCACGGAAAGAAGCTCTGCTCGTTGTGCCAGTTTTTGATCTGAACGGCGTGCTCCGGGAGGGGCTTGTTGACTGTCTCAGTCAGGAACAGCACGCATAGTCCCCCAATCAGACTAACTACGCCGAATATCACACCAGGCAGCCAGGTACTCAACCGCAACTACAACAAAGAATATACTGATTTAAAGCAAACAATATTGACTTGTTCAAAGGTGTTTAAGACAAATTTTGAAACAACGTGTGATATTATGTTTTGTTAGTCTGTCGAAGTAAGCTGGCAAGTAAATATCATCGTAGAAGGCGGAAGGAAGCAACTTAAGATATATCGACATGAAATATAGACCGATGTCCATAAGGAATAAGGCATGCGCAAGGTTTATAGGACAGTCGTTTGCCAAAAAGATGCATAGTAAATTCTTGAAGATGTATTTCAGCGGGCGTTCCCTGgtgaatttcaatatttttctggtCGTTCTTGTTCTATTCATTATGATATACACTTTAGTTTGTTCTAACAGCTGTGGTGATTTTAAGAAGCTTAACAATTAGCCTTTACTCACCAGAAGCGTAGTGAATGGGGCGAAACAGCCAGCTATGCGCCCAAAGAATGAGGCTACGCCAAGACCAGA
This is a stretch of genomic DNA from Lineus longissimus chromosome 2, tnLinLong1.2, whole genome shotgun sequence. It encodes these proteins:
- the LOC135483042 gene encoding cornifelin-like, which produces MTEPVQHHPINQHSHHQNQVQPYQPNAAQYQQNQAPMPNVMVQQPVAPTVMQIQTQLVTSQPQPLREWSTDLFACCVDFKTCCCAICCLGCLVSKVNDRMGECCCVPYLPGGMLALRTKMRERYRIQGGIFKDNCIIYWCGLCSICQMDRELNIMEQQGQFCRN